From Erwinia sp. HDF1-3R, one genomic window encodes:
- a CDS encoding 3-deoxy-7-phosphoheptulonate synthase, whose amino-acid sequence MQKDALNNVHIANEQVLITPEELKKQFPLSATQAEKIASSRKVISDIISGKDPRLLVVCGPCSIHDTEAALDYARHLKALSDRLQDQLFIVMRVYFEKPRTTVGWKGLINDPFMDNSFDMQAGLHIARRLLLDLVEMGLPLATEALDPNSPQYLGDLFSWSAIGARTTESQTHREMASGLSMPVGFKNGTDGSLGTAINAMRAASMPHRFVGINQAGQVCLLQTQGNPDGHVILRGGKKPNYGPEDVAQCEKEMRQAGLRPSLMIDCSHGNSDKDFRRQSGVAESAVAQIKDGNRSIMGLMLESHLNEGSQSSEQPRSEMRYGVSVTDACISWDTTEQLLSEIHKSLSGVLAARLSQED is encoded by the coding sequence ATGCAAAAAGACGCGCTGAATAACGTACATATTGCTAATGAACAGGTTTTAATCACGCCTGAAGAGCTGAAAAAACAGTTTCCGCTTAGTGCGACTCAGGCAGAGAAAATTGCTTCATCACGCAAGGTCATTTCTGACATCATTAGCGGTAAGGATCCCCGTCTGCTGGTGGTGTGTGGGCCCTGTTCAATCCACGATACTGAAGCTGCGCTCGACTATGCCCGCCACCTTAAAGCGCTTTCCGACAGGCTTCAGGATCAGCTGTTTATCGTTATGCGCGTTTACTTTGAAAAACCCCGTACGACCGTTGGCTGGAAGGGGCTAATTAACGATCCTTTTATGGATAACTCTTTTGATATGCAGGCCGGTCTGCACATTGCGCGTCGCCTGCTGTTGGACCTGGTTGAAATGGGGCTGCCGCTGGCAACGGAAGCGCTGGATCCCAACAGCCCACAGTACCTTGGTGACCTTTTTAGCTGGTCGGCTATCGGTGCCCGCACGACAGAATCTCAGACGCATCGTGAAATGGCCTCGGGCCTCTCAATGCCGGTGGGATTCAAAAATGGTACGGATGGCAGTCTGGGTACGGCTATCAATGCCATGCGCGCAGCTTCAATGCCGCATCGTTTTGTCGGTATCAATCAGGCAGGGCAGGTCTGCCTGCTGCAAACGCAGGGGAATCCGGATGGACATGTGATCCTGCGTGGCGGGAAAAAACCCAACTACGGCCCGGAGGATGTGGCGCAGTGTGAAAAAGAGATGCGCCAGGCGGGACTCCGTCCCTCCTTGATGATAGATTGCAGCCATGGCAATTCTGATAAAGATTTTCGCCGCCAGTCTGGCGTCGCTGAATCTGCCGTAGCGCAGATCAAAGACGGCAACCGTTCAATTATGGGACTGATGCTGGAAAGCCATCTTAACGAGGGGAGTCAGTCTTCCGAGCAGCCGCGCAGTGAGATGCGCTACGGCGTTTCCGTCACCGATGCCTGCATCAGCTGGGATACGACCGAGCAGCTGCTAAGTGAAATCCATAAGTCTTTGAGTGGCGTACTGGCGGCGCGTCTGTCGCAAGAGGATTAA
- a CDS encoding methyl-accepting chemotaxis protein, with translation MSITQRLSITFSLLAIAIVALVIVALSAISGFQSRFEFVQYNTIPSITDLDKSISASSNFGIALYRYKVITDETKLPAAEKDIYQILDQLTSFTDYYKKNDISSDEDGQLTNLAYQNIDAVRQALPAFFAASRAHNDALTLSLMQSDTGVGSAGRKLTSDLKKQIELNITIGNGLREDNQRIYSRLIWVLSIGAALTILILGFFAIRTILSIKRSLFGMESVMSEVSINLDLTQRADDRRKDEIGKTAAAFNNLLERVGTTLSSVNDSSYSVSTASSQIAAGNEDLSSRTEQQAASLEQTSASMAALSDTVKQNAESANQANILAGTANKMSVQNGDSVKTMLTTMDDIKNSSGRISEITGLIEGIAFQTNILALNAAVEAARAGEHGRGFAVVASEVRNLAQRSSSAAREIKELITASSQQVESGASQAANVGDNSEKVRIAIQQVADIVNEIAAATTGQSQGIEQVHQAIGQMDEVTQQNAALVEEASSASRSLQEQAENLSALVSSFKVASTTERRRSPHVVKRPAPIIKGSPALSTAGEGSWESF, from the coding sequence ATGTCTATCACACAGCGCTTATCAATCACTTTCTCTCTCCTTGCTATTGCAATAGTTGCTCTGGTAATCGTAGCGTTATCAGCCATATCGGGATTCCAGTCAAGGTTTGAATTTGTTCAGTACAACACCATTCCCAGCATTACAGATCTCGACAAGTCGATAAGCGCCTCCAGTAATTTTGGTATTGCTCTGTATCGTTATAAAGTCATCACGGACGAAACTAAATTGCCTGCGGCCGAAAAAGACATCTATCAGATACTGGATCAGCTGACGTCGTTTACCGACTATTATAAGAAAAATGATATATCAAGTGATGAGGATGGGCAGTTAACCAACCTCGCTTATCAAAATATTGACGCGGTACGTCAGGCTCTCCCCGCCTTCTTCGCTGCATCACGTGCCCATAATGATGCCCTGACGCTTTCGCTCATGCAGAGTGATACCGGCGTCGGCAGCGCAGGAAGAAAGCTTACCAGCGACCTCAAGAAGCAGATCGAATTAAATATCACTATCGGTAACGGCCTGAGAGAAGATAACCAGCGGATTTATTCCAGACTTATCTGGGTATTATCCATCGGTGCTGCGCTGACTATTCTGATACTGGGATTCTTTGCCATCAGGACGATACTCAGCATAAAGAGAAGCCTTTTTGGGATGGAATCCGTCATGAGTGAGGTCAGTATCAACCTTGACCTGACTCAACGAGCCGATGACCGCCGTAAGGATGAAATTGGTAAAACAGCAGCGGCCTTCAATAATCTGCTTGAGCGGGTTGGCACAACGCTCTCATCGGTTAATGACTCATCCTACTCGGTCAGTACAGCGTCTTCTCAAATCGCGGCGGGCAACGAAGATTTATCCTCACGTACCGAACAGCAGGCCGCTTCTCTTGAACAAACCTCAGCAAGTATGGCGGCATTAAGCGATACGGTGAAACAAAACGCCGAAAGTGCTAATCAGGCAAATATTCTTGCCGGTACGGCCAACAAAATGTCGGTGCAAAATGGTGACTCCGTTAAAACCATGCTCACAACGATGGATGATATTAAAAACAGCTCGGGAAGAATTTCAGAGATCACCGGCCTGATCGAAGGCATTGCCTTCCAGACCAATATTCTGGCGCTGAACGCCGCCGTCGAAGCCGCCAGAGCCGGGGAACATGGGCGAGGCTTCGCCGTGGTCGCGTCAGAAGTTCGCAATCTTGCGCAGCGCTCATCGTCTGCTGCCCGGGAAATTAAGGAGCTGATCACGGCTTCTTCCCAGCAGGTTGAAAGTGGTGCCAGCCAGGCGGCCAACGTGGGCGACAACTCGGAGAAAGTGCGTATCGCGATTCAGCAGGTAGCGGATATCGTCAATGAGATCGCCGCGGCCACTACCGGGCAGAGCCAGGGGATTGAACAGGTGCATCAGGCCATTGGGCAGATGGATGAAGTTACCCAGCAAAATGCCGCGTTGGTAGAGGAGGCATCTTCGGCTTCACGCTCGCTCCAGGAGCAGGCAGAAAACCTGAGCGCCCTGGTCTCGTCTTTCAAAGTTGCCTCAACGACTGAGAGAAGACGTAGTCCGCACGTGGTTAAACGTCCAGCGCCAATCATCAAAGGGAGTCCTGCGTTAAGCACGGCAGGCGAAGGAAGCTGGGAAAGCTTCTAA
- the tyrA gene encoding bifunctional chorismate mutase/prephenate dehydrogenase, with the protein MVAELTALRDQIDEVDKALLDLMAKRLSLVAEVGEVKSRYGLPIYVPEREAAMLASRRNEAALLGVPPDLIEDVLRRLMRESYSSENDKGFKTLCPTLRPVVIVGGKGQMGRMFEKMLTLSGYQVEILDKEDWDRADTLLSTAGMVIISVPIHLTEEVIARLPALPEDCILVDLASIKNRPLQAMLAAHPGPVLGLHPMFGPDSGSLAKQVVVWCDGRQPEAYQWFLEQIQVWGARLHRISAVEHDQNMAFIQALRHFATFAYGLHLAEENVQLEQLLALSSPIYRLELAMVGRLFAQDPQLYADIIMSSESNLALIKRYYHRFGEAITLLEKGDKQAFIRSFNQVRHWFGDYSDHFMQESRTLLRQANDRK; encoded by the coding sequence ATGGTGGCTGAACTGACCGCGCTTCGCGATCAAATTGATGAAGTAGATAAAGCCCTGCTGGATCTGATGGCAAAACGGCTAAGCCTGGTTGCCGAAGTGGGTGAGGTCAAAAGCCGTTATGGCCTGCCGATTTACGTCCCGGAACGCGAAGCGGCGATGCTGGCCTCGCGGCGTAATGAAGCCGCGCTGCTGGGAGTGCCGCCGGATCTGATTGAAGACGTTTTGCGCAGGCTGATGCGCGAGTCCTATTCAAGTGAAAACGATAAAGGCTTTAAAACGCTCTGTCCCACGCTGCGTCCGGTAGTGATTGTCGGTGGTAAGGGCCAGATGGGCCGCATGTTTGAGAAAATGCTTACTCTGTCCGGATATCAGGTAGAAATCCTTGATAAAGAGGACTGGGATCGGGCTGATACTCTGCTCTCCACCGCCGGTATGGTGATAATCAGCGTTCCCATCCATCTGACGGAAGAGGTGATTGCCCGACTGCCCGCGCTACCGGAAGACTGTATTCTTGTCGATCTTGCTTCGATCAAGAACCGCCCGCTTCAGGCGATGCTGGCTGCGCATCCTGGCCCGGTGCTGGGTCTGCATCCGATGTTCGGCCCGGACAGTGGGAGCCTGGCGAAGCAGGTTGTCGTATGGTGTGATGGCCGCCAGCCGGAAGCCTACCAGTGGTTTCTGGAACAAATTCAGGTATGGGGCGCACGGCTGCATCGCATTAGCGCGGTTGAGCATGACCAGAATATGGCGTTTATCCAGGCGCTGCGCCACTTTGCCACTTTTGCCTATGGCCTGCATCTGGCGGAGGAGAATGTACAGCTTGAACAGCTATTAGCGCTATCTTCACCCATCTACCGGCTGGAGCTGGCGATGGTTGGCCGACTGTTTGCTCAGGATCCCCAGCTCTATGCGGATATCATCATGTCGTCAGAGAGCAACCTGGCGCTAATTAAGCGCTACTATCATCGCTTCGGTGAAGCCATTACGCTGCTGGAGAAGGGCGATAAGCAGGCCTTCATTCGCAGCTTTAATCAGGTCAGGCACTGGTTTGGCGACTATTCCGACCACTTTATGCAGGAAAGTCGTACGCTGCTGCGTCAGGCTAATGACCGTAAGTAA
- a CDS encoding GNAT family protein — protein sequence MTVSQRFNEFDQPIGPALPDWLPARMPERQTLKGSYCRLEPLDVAKHSGDLYAAYAFAADGRDWTYLTDERPSTPEAFRHWLAQRAAEKNVITFTILCAKRNRAMGLASYMRIDRDNGSIELGGLTWSPLMKRTIIGTEALYLMLKYTFELGYRRCEWKCDALNAPSRASAERLGFQYEGTFRQMMTRKGRSRDTQWFSILDSEWPAINHAITRWLDRENFDAQGQQIQRLQTLSGAAKLVDGGVDRSAV from the coding sequence ATGACCGTGTCCCAGAGATTCAACGAATTCGATCAGCCGATTGGCCCGGCATTACCCGACTGGCTGCCCGCCAGAATGCCTGAGCGTCAGACGCTCAAGGGGAGCTATTGCCGCCTGGAGCCGCTGGACGTCGCCAAACACAGTGGCGATCTCTATGCCGCCTATGCATTTGCCGCCGACGGGCGCGACTGGACTTACCTTACCGATGAGCGCCCTTCAACGCCGGAGGCATTTCGTCACTGGCTGGCACAGCGTGCAGCAGAAAAAAATGTGATCACCTTTACTATTCTTTGTGCCAAACGTAACAGGGCGATGGGCCTGGCCTCGTATATGCGCATTGATCGGGATAACGGATCGATAGAGCTGGGCGGCCTGACCTGGTCACCGCTGATGAAACGGACCATCATTGGCACAGAAGCACTTTATCTGATGCTGAAATACACCTTTGAGCTAGGTTATCGCCGCTGCGAATGGAAATGTGATGCATTGAATGCCCCCTCGCGGGCGTCGGCTGAACGGCTTGGGTTTCAGTATGAGGGTACCTTCCGGCAGATGATGACCCGCAAAGGGCGTTCAAGAGATACGCAGTGGTTCTCCATCCTTGATAGCGAGTGGCCGGCGATAAATCATGCCATAACCCGCTGGCTGGACAGGGAAAACTTTGATGCTCAGGGGCAGCAGATCCAGCGTTTGCAGACTCTTTCAGGGGCGGCGAAACTGGTAGACGGCGGTGTTGACCGGTCCGCTGTCTAA
- a CDS encoding GNAT family N-acetyltransferase, producing MDILLRPWCDEDAPAFAEAVNDSLNTLLPWLLWAHPEFKSEEARRWFAVTQLMRENSRADELGIFSQEGRLLGGAGLRYSSEQTHHCSIGYWVRSSDQRQGIASQAVRYLVELAWQRPEREIVEILAVEDNVASRRVATRCGARFMGIAYGLIVLDSGPVNTAVYQFRRP from the coding sequence ATGGATATTCTACTCAGACCCTGGTGCGATGAAGATGCGCCCGCCTTTGCCGAAGCCGTCAATGACTCGCTGAACACGCTGCTGCCCTGGCTGCTGTGGGCGCACCCGGAATTTAAATCAGAAGAGGCGCGCCGCTGGTTTGCGGTGACGCAGCTTATGCGCGAAAACAGCAGGGCTGATGAGCTGGGTATATTCAGCCAGGAGGGCCGGTTACTGGGCGGTGCCGGACTGCGCTATTCCTCTGAGCAAACTCATCACTGCTCAATAGGCTACTGGGTACGCAGCAGCGACCAGCGCCAGGGCATTGCCAGCCAGGCCGTTCGCTATCTGGTTGAACTGGCCTGGCAGCGTCCGGAAAGGGAGATAGTGGAAATTCTTGCCGTGGAGGATAACGTCGCCAGCAGACGGGTCGCCACGCGCTGCGGGGCCAGGTTCATGGGGATCGCCTATGGGCTGATCGTATTAGACAGCGGACCGGTCAACACCGCCGTCTACCAGTTTCGCCGCCCCTGA
- a CDS encoding DUF1493 family protein yields the protein MADFDFRIHFPNEAVRFFPIEILPKYMRSDNHKPEPLTIHMLIELAEAGRWLY from the coding sequence ATGGCTGATTTCGACTTCAGAATACACTTCCCAAATGAGGCTGTCCGGTTTTTTCCAATTGAAATTCTGCCAAAATATATGCGTAGTGATAATCACAAACCCGAACCGTTAACCATTCATATGCTTATTGAATTGGCTGAAGCTGGCCGCTGGCTTTACTGA
- a CDS encoding GNAT family N-acetyltransferase, whose translation MSIEEKYFHNINLNCDFFNSLRADYEGFDEWFILKSESKAYVSYNEAGEMDGFLYLKIENEPINDTNPNFPAKQRLKLGIFKINAHGTKLGERFVRLVFQFAMNNSLKEIYVTIFDKHAGLITLLNRYGFELRARKIKPTINGHEGVYFKSLEWRD comes from the coding sequence ATGTCTATTGAAGAAAAGTATTTTCATAACATTAACTTAAATTGCGATTTTTTTAATTCTTTAAGGGCAGACTACGAAGGTTTTGACGAATGGTTTATCTTAAAGTCAGAAAGTAAAGCTTATGTGTCTTATAATGAAGCAGGAGAGATGGATGGTTTTTTATATCTTAAAATTGAGAATGAACCAATCAATGACACCAATCCAAACTTCCCTGCAAAACAAAGACTTAAGCTAGGTATATTTAAAATAAATGCGCATGGTACTAAGTTAGGTGAAAGATTTGTTAGACTGGTTTTTCAGTTTGCGATGAACAATAGCTTAAAAGAGATTTATGTTACTATATTTGATAAGCATGCAGGACTCATTACTCTTTTAAATCGTTACGGCTTTGAATTAAGAGCAAGGAAAATAAAGCCGACTATCAATGGTCATGAAGGTGTCTATTTCAAAAGTTTAGAGTGGAGAGATTGA
- a CDS encoding DUF6216 family protein, with the protein MQGNNNLEYYKYIAYFVAFILATIRVGGVHFILVFFIKLLRLDFINQNLKSLNNELYDIRLFRFFTGIKARTLSDVVFIQECINKNLISSISFMFSGFFGFAGSKKPNKYDKVAIGCLAIFCVCMGLVTGEAATEFKSGYAIYKFQNGQRFYINDVEILDFDSRKEIDCSAQQIKNNDYTLLCQHLQEEKKRKVVQNEVDLENKVILAYKLTTTFFILSFAILVIGFINFINSSAKLRKLKLQSIQTLRRTRI; encoded by the coding sequence ATGCAAGGAAATAATAATTTAGAATATTACAAGTATATAGCATATTTTGTTGCTTTCATTTTGGCCACTATCAGAGTGGGCGGCGTACACTTTATACTGGTTTTTTTTATAAAATTATTAAGACTAGATTTTATTAATCAAAACTTAAAATCATTGAATAATGAGCTTTATGATATCAGGTTATTTAGGTTTTTTACTGGCATAAAAGCTAGAACTCTGAGTGATGTTGTGTTTATACAGGAATGTATAAATAAAAACCTCATATCTTCTATTTCATTTATGTTCTCCGGTTTTTTTGGATTTGCAGGTAGTAAAAAACCAAATAAATACGATAAGGTGGCTATTGGGTGTCTTGCTATTTTTTGTGTCTGTATGGGGTTAGTGACTGGGGAGGCGGCAACCGAGTTTAAATCAGGTTATGCTATCTATAAATTTCAAAACGGGCAAAGGTTTTATATAAATGACGTTGAGATACTAGATTTTGATTCTCGGAAAGAAATTGACTGCTCGGCTCAACAAATTAAAAATAATGACTACACCTTGCTTTGTCAGCATTTACAAGAAGAAAAGAAAAGAAAGGTCGTTCAAAATGAGGTTGATTTAGAAAATAAAGTTATTCTAGCTTACAAATTAACTACAACCTTTTTTATTTTATCTTTCGCAATCTTAGTCATTGGTTTTATCAATTTCATAAACTCTTCTGCAAAGCTAAGAAAGCTGAAGCTCCAAAGCATCCAGACACTCAGGCGCACCAGAATTTGA
- the raiA gene encoding ribosome-associated translation inhibitor RaiA gives MVLNITSKHMEITPAIRQHVEDRLAKLEKWQTHLINPHIVLSKEPKEFVADATINTPNGPLVASAKHDDMYTAINELIAKLERQLNKVQHKGEARRANASVKDLSVVEVDEE, from the coding sequence ATGGTACTTAACATTACCAGCAAGCACATGGAAATCACTCCAGCTATCCGCCAGCATGTCGAAGACCGTCTTGCCAAACTTGAAAAGTGGCAAACTCATCTGATAAACCCGCATATTGTGCTCTCGAAAGAGCCGAAAGAGTTCGTGGCGGATGCTACGATCAACACGCCGAATGGCCCGCTTGTCGCCAGCGCTAAGCATGACGATATGTATACGGCCATCAATGAGCTGATCGCTAAGCTTGAACGCCAGCTTAATAAGGTCCAGCACAAAGGCGAAGCGCGCCGCGCAAACGCCAGCGTTAAGGATCTTAGCGTTGTCGAGGTTGATGAGGAATAA
- the rluD gene encoding 23S rRNA pseudouridine(1911/1915/1917) synthase RluD, whose protein sequence is MAQQVKLNATVSESQLGQRLDQALAELFPDYSRSRIKEWILDRRISVNGVIIDKPKEKVLGGEQITINAEIEEEARWEAQAIPLNIVYEDDDILVVNKPRDLVVHPGAGNPDGTVLNALLHHFPAIADVPRAGIVHRLDKDTTGLMVVAKTVPAQTHLVESLQLREFTREYEAVAIGRMTAGGTVNEPISRHSTKRTHMAVHPMGKPATTHYRIMEHFRAHTRLRLRLETGRTHQIRVHMSHINHPLVGDPLYGGRPRPPKGASEAFISTLRQFDRQALHATMLRLYHPLTGIEMEWHAPLPQDMVDLIDALKADTQAFKEQMDW, encoded by the coding sequence ATGGCACAACAAGTAAAACTCAACGCAACGGTCTCCGAATCGCAACTCGGACAACGCTTAGATCAGGCTTTGGCCGAATTGTTCCCTGATTATTCTCGATCTCGCATAAAAGAGTGGATTCTCGACCGTCGTATTAGTGTCAATGGCGTAATCATCGACAAACCGAAGGAAAAAGTGCTCGGTGGCGAACAAATAACTATCAACGCCGAAATCGAAGAAGAAGCGCGCTGGGAAGCGCAGGCGATACCGCTGAATATCGTTTATGAAGACGATGATATCCTGGTTGTCAACAAACCACGCGATCTGGTGGTGCACCCGGGCGCGGGCAACCCCGATGGCACCGTGCTGAATGCACTCCTGCATCACTTCCCGGCTATTGCCGATGTGCCGCGCGCAGGCATCGTACACCGTCTTGATAAAGACACCACCGGTTTGATGGTGGTCGCGAAGACCGTTCCGGCACAGACTCATCTGGTGGAATCTCTGCAGCTCAGAGAATTTACCCGTGAATATGAAGCGGTAGCGATTGGCAGAATGACCGCGGGGGGAACAGTCAATGAACCCATCAGCCGCCACTCCACCAAGCGTACGCATATGGCCGTTCATCCAATGGGTAAGCCTGCTACCACGCACTACCGCATCATGGAGCATTTCCGTGCCCATACCCGGCTGCGTTTACGGCTGGAAACCGGACGTACCCATCAGATCCGCGTACATATGTCGCATATAAATCATCCGCTGGTTGGCGATCCGCTTTATGGCGGTCGTCCTCGCCCACCGAAAGGGGCATCGGAAGCCTTTATTTCCACCCTGCGTCAGTTCGACAGGCAGGCTCTGCATGCCACTATGCTGCGTCTTTATCATCCGCTTACCGGTATCGAAATGGAGTGGCATGCGCCGTTGCCTCAGGATATGGTCGACCTGATCGATGCGCTGAAAGCGGATACGCAGGCGTTCAAAGAGCAGATGGACTGGTAA
- the bamD gene encoding outer membrane protein assembly factor BamD, which translates to MTRMKYLVAAATLSLALAGCSGSKDTVPDNPPSEIYATAQQKLQDGNFKGAITQLEALDNRYPFGPYSQQVQLDLIYAYYKNADLPLAQAAIDRFMRLNPTHPNIDYVIYMRGLTDMALDDSALQGFFGIDRSDRDPTHARDAFHDFSQLLRGYPNSQYATDARKRLVFLKDRLAKYELSVAQFYTKREAYVAVVNRVEQMMKDYPDTQATRTALPLMENAYRHLQLNAEADKVAKLIAANQA; encoded by the coding sequence ATGACGCGTATGAAATATCTGGTGGCTGCAGCCACGTTGAGCCTGGCATTAGCTGGTTGTTCCGGCTCGAAGGACACGGTGCCTGACAACCCACCTTCTGAAATCTATGCCACAGCCCAGCAAAAACTGCAGGACGGTAACTTTAAAGGAGCAATAACGCAACTGGAAGCGCTTGATAACCGCTACCCGTTCGGTCCCTACTCCCAGCAAGTTCAGCTGGATCTTATCTACGCCTACTATAAAAATGCCGATTTACCGCTGGCACAGGCCGCGATTGACCGCTTTATGCGCCTTAATCCTACCCACCCGAATATTGATTACGTGATTTATATGCGTGGTCTGACGGATATGGCGCTTGATGACAGTGCGCTGCAGGGCTTTTTCGGCATCGATCGCTCAGACCGCGATCCGACGCATGCGCGTGATGCTTTCCATGACTTCTCTCAGCTGCTGCGCGGTTATCCGAACAGTCAGTATGCCACTGACGCAAGAAAGCGTCTGGTGTTCCTGAAGGATCGGCTGGCGAAGTATGAGTTATCCGTTGCCCAATTCTACACTAAGCGCGAGGCCTATGTCGCTGTCGTTAACCGGGTTGAGCAAATGATGAAGGACTATCCGGATACTCAGGCTACCCGTACCGCCCTGCCGCTGATGGAAAATGCTTACCGTCATCTGCAGCTGAACGCAGAAGCAGATAAAGTTGCGAAGCTGATCGCCGCTAATCAGGCCTAA
- a CDS encoding CTP synthase, with protein MTLSFRIALVGDFRSTAVAHQAIPPAIQLAADHLNLNISAEWLPTASITDTSVLEPYDAIWVVPGSPYQNDQGAMMAITWARVNDVPFLGSCGGFQYALIEYARNVIGWQDAAHKETDTEGRMVIVPLSCALIEETDDIIIEEGSVIAQAYGKLKTHEGYHCRFGVDPGFIAELESYPLRVTAWDREGGVRGIELPTHRFFVATLFQSERAALRNALSPLVVSLLRAAAR; from the coding sequence ATGACGCTTTCTTTTCGTATCGCGCTTGTTGGAGATTTTCGCTCCACCGCCGTTGCTCATCAGGCCATCCCCCCCGCCATTCAGCTTGCCGCCGATCACCTTAACCTCAATATTTCTGCCGAATGGCTTCCCACTGCATCAATAACGGATACGTCAGTATTGGAGCCTTATGATGCGATTTGGGTGGTACCCGGTAGCCCATATCAAAACGATCAGGGCGCGATGATGGCCATCACCTGGGCGCGGGTAAACGACGTCCCGTTTCTGGGTTCATGCGGCGGATTCCAGTATGCCCTTATCGAGTATGCCCGCAATGTGATTGGCTGGCAGGATGCTGCTCATAAGGAGACGGATACTGAAGGGCGAATGGTTATCGTACCGCTGAGCTGCGCGCTAATAGAAGAGACAGATGACATCATTATTGAAGAGGGGTCGGTGATTGCTCAGGCGTATGGAAAGCTTAAAACACACGAAGGCTACCACTGTCGTTTCGGAGTGGATCCGGGCTTTATTGCCGAACTGGAGAGCTATCCGCTGCGTGTTACGGCATGGGATCGTGAAGGTGGCGTGCGCGGTATAGAGCTGCCGACACACCGTTTTTTCGTGGCAACGCTTTTCCAGTCTGAACGGGCCGCCCTGCGAAATGCACTTTCTCCACTGGTCGTCTCGCTGCTAAGAGCCGCAGCACGCTAA
- the pheA gene encoding bifunctional chorismate mutase/prephenate dehydratase has translation MTTENPLLGLRDKISALDEELLTLLARRRALATDVAKAKMATHRPIRDIDRERDLLEHLIALGKNHKLDAHYITRLFQLIIEDSVLTQQALLQQHLNKTHAQSARIAFLGPKGSYSHLAARHYATRHFENVIESGCLKFQDIFSQVETGQADYAVLPIENTSSGSINDVYDLLQQTSLSIVGEMTLPIDHCVLVTGSTDLQQIETVYSHPQPFQQCSQFINRYPHWKIEYTESTAAAMEKVASLNSPKAAALGSEAGGELYGLQVLERNLANQQQNITRFIILARKPIEVTLQVPAKTTLIMATGQQAGALVEALLVLRQHNLVMSKLESRPINGNPWEEMFYIDFQGNLRAEEVQQALRELAPITRSLKVLGCYPSENIIPVMPE, from the coding sequence ATGACCACTGAGAATCCACTGCTGGGCCTGCGCGATAAAATCAGCGCGCTGGACGAAGAATTATTAACCCTGCTCGCCCGTCGCCGGGCGCTGGCAACTGACGTGGCAAAAGCCAAAATGGCTACCCACCGGCCGATCCGGGATATTGATCGCGAACGCGACCTGCTTGAGCATCTGATAGCACTGGGTAAAAACCATAAGCTGGATGCTCATTACATCACGCGTTTGTTTCAGCTTATTATTGAGGACTCCGTCCTGACGCAGCAGGCGCTGTTACAACAACATCTTAATAAGACTCATGCTCAGTCTGCGCGCATCGCGTTCCTGGGGCCTAAAGGCTCTTATTCGCACCTGGCGGCACGCCATTACGCCACCCGTCATTTTGAAAACGTCATTGAGAGTGGATGCCTGAAATTTCAGGACATTTTCAGTCAGGTGGAAACGGGCCAGGCAGATTATGCCGTGCTTCCCATCGAGAACACCAGTTCAGGTTCGATTAATGACGTCTATGACCTGTTGCAGCAAACCAGTTTGTCGATCGTCGGTGAAATGACGTTACCCATTGACCACTGTGTGCTGGTCACCGGCAGCACTGATTTACAGCAAATCGAGACGGTCTACAGTCATCCTCAGCCCTTCCAGCAGTGTAGCCAGTTCATTAACCGCTACCCTCACTGGAAAATTGAGTACACGGAAAGTACCGCCGCCGCAATGGAGAAAGTGGCCTCTCTCAACTCACCTAAAGCTGCGGCTCTGGGCAGCGAGGCGGGTGGAGAACTCTATGGATTGCAGGTTCTGGAACGTAACCTGGCGAACCAACAGCAGAATATTACCCGCTTTATTATTCTTGCCCGTAAGCCCATTGAGGTCACGCTACAGGTACCGGCTAAAACCACCCTGATTATGGCTACCGGTCAGCAGGCTGGCGCGCTGGTAGAAGCCCTGCTGGTGCTGCGTCAGCATAATCTGGTCATGAGCAAGCTGGAATCGCGCCCCATTAATGGTAATCCGTGGGAAGAGATGTTTTACATCGATTTTCAGGGGAACCTGCGTGCGGAAGAGGTACAGCAGGCGCTGCGTGAACTGGCTCCCATTACGCGTTCGCTGAAGGTGTTGGGCTGCTATCCCAGCGAAAATATTATCCCGGTGATGCCGGAATAA